GAAAAATGACCAGGCAGTCAAAATGTTTAACGGGAGGAACTTTCGCAGTCAATCTTGATGTTAACTGAAGCCAATCAATCGACGGTGGCTTTCTTCCAGCCTATTACCTTTTTTTGCTTTTCCTTTTGAACTAGGAAACCTTCATAGGCCTTGTAGACTTTTCTCTTCTAGCTTCTTCCATACACTTTTCAAACTTCCAATCTAATTTAACAACTAATGTCCTCAGAGAATATGATCAAGATAATAATACAAGGTAATTTCCATGAACTACACACGAAAGCACAAATGCATCCCAAGAATAAAAGCCCCACATTTctagtactttttttttatttctttttggggTCTGGGGGGTATGAGGTAGTTCCTCTAAATCCTTGTGCTCTCTTGTGCTCCATACTATGAAGTTACAGAGATGACAGTGCTTGTGCCACATTGCGAGATATTCGATCATGTATTGGCTCCTGAATGGAAGGCCAGATTATGTCACTATTATTTTGTATCACAAAAATAGAATATCAATCAAAACAAGGTCTTTACCTCTGTTGAAGGCATCttgaattttgattttgtaATTGTCTCATACAAGAAAATATATCTGCAATTGTAAGAAACAACAATGCATTGAGTAACTAAAACATATACCGGttgatataaaatataaaaactcGCACACACTTGTATGGTGTTGATCAGAACAGTAGCTTAGTTACACATTAGAGGGGAAGCAGGGAGAGAGGATAACAAGAATAGTTCCAGTAGTTTATTGGGCTAAAGAAGAATTCAGCAAATTAAAAACTACTCTTAATGAGCATTCCCTGAAGTTTAAATAGACTTCCTATAGACAACCAGAATCATGATAATCGACCTTGACCAAAAAATCTGACTAGCATTGTAATGGAAGACATGCAGAACCAGTGAAAGAGAAGACTGAGATGCTTGTGAAACTTTATTAAGGCCAGTGTTGGCAGATGAACAGAAAGAACAACATATCAAGCATGAGTACTTCAGTATATCCCTTGATATGATTTATTTGGAAAGGATGACCTAACAAACTCCTCATACAAGATGCAGAAAACCGTGCTGGTAGGCATTATATCTTACAATTCAGTTGGTTTTCCATTAAAAAATTGGATTATCAAGTACAGATCAGGAGTTTTCTATCAGCTAAGGAAGGGTTTTGAATCTAATCACCTATGACACGCGTTGTCACTTTGTACCTAATAACAGATTCACTATACTACCCAGCACATAACCAGCATATCGTTGCAactgtggaaaagatatcaACAATAATGTTTAGTTGTTTGGCATGATCTTGTTGAAAGAAGCATTAACAAAAACCTTTGGTTATTATTaacaaaaaggaaagaaaatttattgattttatacAATATGATGAAAATCTGCGGTATGCTTAAATGAACCTGTAGGACCAAAAAGCTATTAAATTTAGTATATATACTTTGATGGGCAAATCATTTTCTATGCTTGCTGCTGACCAACATGGCTACATGACAAGTAAACGTCAACATAGCAATCGCAATTGCAATCATAATCAGATCAGAGTTAACTTAAGGAAAAGCAATGGATCATCGAAACTCAACCACAATAAAGTATGTAGAAGAAATTATTATACAGTCCAAATAATGGCAAGGCACAATAGTCAAGTGACATACCGCCAAGATAGTTCACGAACAAGTTCTTCAGGGGCATCAGGGAGGACCTAAATTTTTGTATAATCAGAGtcagatttgatttttatacatTCTCAAACAGAAATAGAATATATGATTGGATTTTATGTCACTTACCTCATCTTCATATGGATTGCAATGATCTTTAAACCACAACCTCAAGAACTCCTTAGAATGAAAGTTTAAATGTCAGCAATAAGCTGATAAAGAAAACCTTTCAAAAGACTACAAGTGCAAAACAACACATCATACGTGATAGTATGAAATACAATACATACCTTATCAACATTCTCAGGTTCAAGACCATTCTGAAAACGTTCCTCATAAGTATGTGCAATCCAATATCTGCTTGAATCAGGTGTATGCACCTAGAATAGCAAGAAAAAACCAAAGTCACCTCCAATATCATTATTAAACTGAAATGTGAATCGTGAGTATGGAGGAATGATAATTACTTTACACATGACAATGTACCTCATCAATCAAATGTATGGAACCATCCTGTCCCTTTCCAAATTCGTACTTTGTGTCTACCAATATCAACCCATGCTCCAAAGCCACACGCTGCACCATTAGAGAAATGATAGAATTGGTTACCTTGGCTGAGTTTATAATTCAGATAAGAAGCTGATAGATCAATATAAATTCAACTATGATAGTGGCCTACATGTGTGTGATTAACTCAGCCAATATTATTATTCAACTTTGATCGTATATGATCCTATAACAAAATTACACCACAAAGCCAAAAAAGCTTAGTCCGCGTGTCTAGGTATAAACTAAGCAGTGCATAAATTAAGGTCCGATATCAAATCATGACATACTTCTaaggaaaataaacaaacaaaaaaatgaaacaaaagctGTAGAAACTAATTAAAAGATGTGATGTTCATGCTTCATCTTCCAACTTGTCCTCATTGCTCTTCATTCTATTCCATGTTTTGCACTACATAGCAAGTCTATACGATCCCACTGTGTTTTCAGATAACTACATCTGCAGAGGTCCATAACTTAAGAAGATACCAAGAAAAGCAAATTACCTGTCCATACTCAAACAAGCTTAATGCTTTCCGACTTACTTCATCATAATCGGCTCGACTCATCAGTCCACGTTCAATTATCTGCAAGAAAATTGCACCACACATATTAAGTAATCTGACTATATGGAGGAGGGAGAAACATAACACATGTCATACTTCCCAATTGGATAGAAAATCTAAGACTCCTTGCTAACTTGGTTTCATCTCCAGAATGAACTTCTCTCCCATTTTGACTTGGCTTAAGATACTTCACTAACAAGTTTGTCAGCCTAATGGCCCTAACCTAAAGcatctctcttctcctttcCCTTTCTTCTTTGGTGACCAAAAAATATCATAGAGACCAACCTCATCTGGAGTAACAGGAACATCATGATCTGCAGCCTTAGTTGTTGGTGTGAGTATATTTGCAGGAAGCTTTTGGCTTTTTACCAAGCCTATAACATCAATAGACCATCAGATAAAAACTTTAGGCGTAGAAAGATAACAAGACATTGATTACAAAGCGCACCGTCTGGAAGTACATTGCCACAGTAATTTCGAACGCCACTTCTGTAGACCGTCCATAATGATGTATCAGTACTTCCAGTCACAAAACCTCTGACTACAAATTAGAAGCAATCAGTACAAAGACATAGAGAGTAATAATGTATAAAGACTGCAAGTACCCTCATCTTCGAATAAGCCAAAACCTCTGACATGGATATCATACTATGCACAATGTGGATTCAATAACAATCAATATCCACCGACATTATGCAATAAGCTTATAATGGGATTTTCATGGCTATCTGAAATATGTGGTTTAATATAAGATCTCTTCACGATTTGTTTGCAACAACCCTAAACTACCACCCTAATAGTCTCTTTACAGTTGTTTCCTGCCAAAACTTGCACTTGTATTCTTATCTGGTTTTGTTATCTTTGCAATGCACAAGGTATGTACACATAATTTAGCTAATTTTCTTATAAACAAATTGAATATTGCACGTAACAATTGAATactacaaaacaaatattctatAGGTAAGATTGAAGCTTCGAACACAAAACTTCAAAACTAAGACATACGTGGGAAAATAATTTCCTTTTCACAGAAATTTAAAACCATAATCTTATTCTTATACTCAGAATGGCAAGCACAAGTATTCCAGGACAATAAGAAAAAATACAACAATTCAACTGCATTGATTATGAAACATCTTTAATACATACTATTGCTTTTACTAAAAGTCATTAGCATCTTCCTGTACTCACAATTTTACTTGCAACATATTATGATAATAATATCATACCCACAAACTCCACCGGAAAAACAGAACATTTCTTCGCAATTGTTACATTTTCATCTGGGACCGATACAACAGCATTTGACGTTATATGTTGAGTTTTGTCAAACCACCATAAACTTGTTTCATTAAGGACCTAAAAAGACAGAAccaaataatttcaaatatCGTTACTAATAATCTATCACAGATGTATCGTTATTAATTAAAGCAGGCTTTCTGAccattctttgttcttttttcataCTAAATTACACTATATCCAATAAAGAGAACTGACATCTATTCATTTCTTTGGGATGGTAGATGGAAACTGACCTGGCCTTTAAAGGGAATGGAAGCAAGAATTCTATCAAATGCACTCTGCCGATCCGTAGTGACCATAACTAGATAATCCCCACTGTCGTAAACATCCCTAACCTGGAAAACAGAGAATTAAGAGTCTTTCTCTAATTAACTAATGCATTACAAATTAATAACCACCAAAGACAGCAATGTGATCAAGGAAAGCAACATCTATCCTGGAAAACACAGAAGTAAGAGTCTTTCCCTAAATAAAGAGACTTACAAACCCACAAATGGATTGCTCAAAGAACACTACAACACCCCCAAAACCCCAAaaagggagaaagaaaaaacaaataatcACTGAAAACTTTAGCTCAAACTAGACAAAACCTAAGTTGTTTATTGAGCCCAATTAACTATATGCATCAAAAAACATAACAACAAAGAACAAAACTGAAGCAGAAAACAAAGCTTTAGATATATACCTTGCCTCTGGTTTTGGATTTCAGGCCAGGAACTGTGAGGTGGAGGTTGGTTTCGGAAAGACAGTTAGACAATGAAGTCCCAATGGCGCCAAGCACCTCTTGTTTGCGAGCACCGTTGAGCAGAGTATCCAGAGGCGGTTGAGTTTGGGCCACCATGGCCGAGACAGAGAGTGTTGAGAAGcttttggatttgggttttggggttttgaagGAGGAGAAAGAGGGGTTGGGATTTGGGAGCTTGGGGATGAGGGTTTTGGGAGGGTTTATGGTTTGGGTATACTGAGCCGCCATTTGATTTTGGAGTTTCACTGAAAACTATACTCGCGAGTAATGATGAACTAGTAACCAAAGAATACAGTtagaattcaaaatttgaaacacTACGTATTTGATAGAAACAGATACAACCAAAGAAAGATGGGTACGTATATATCTGTTTCAGGTTATATCTGTACTATATATTATACACGACGATGCCTCATCCATATATCCAGTGGCAGAACCAGGATCGGAAAATGGGGTGGGCTAATTTTAAGTACTTAAAAATTTTGCGAACTTCTATAAATGCTCATTTCACTaaaaacacaaatatatatatatatatatactagcagCGGTGCCCGTGCTTTACTGCGGGATGTGCATTGCAACTACAAAACGTACTTAAAGTTTAGGCAGGTCTGTCTCTGAATTGAAGGCTTCCATTTACTACATAGTGCCTTTTCCTAGTCCCTCTTGTTGATCCCCTCtaattgttagtatagaattAATCTTAGAAGGACAGAGAATATAAACTAAGATAGCCTATTTGTTGGCAGCTGCTATTGATATTGGAAACTTTGATAAGATCTCAAAGATAGGACATGATCTaattcatcttttgttttagatgaaCAGCTTAGGAGAACATGAAGATTCATTCAAAGAGTACATAACCATTACAATGTTTCCCTGCTATTACCCACAGaattttcttgaaaaaaaaaatgtaactgAGAAGCAAAAGACACAAAATATTTATACTCTGATGAAAAAGCCGGAAAGAATCATGAAAATCAAACCAGGAATGTTGAGGAAACATTGGTTTTTGGGAGCCATTAACAATACAGAAAATAGCAAATGGTCTTGGCAACCAATCCATACCTAGAAATTGACAACCCTTGCTTTTCAGATCCTCAGACTTTTGCTGCAAAAGCAATACATGAATCAGAAACCAAGTAAAGGTAGGAGGAAAGTTTTACAAATTAAAGGAAGGATTTCCACTTTATAAAACGAAACActtattgaagaattttattacTAATTGTACGAAAATAACAGTATAGACAAAAAAAACACTAATGATGCTTTGTAACAGTACACTAAGACTTCCTACAAAGCAAAAAACACACACCCGATCCCTCTATGGATCGTTCTTTGATATCTCTCTGGATCGCTCTCTATGAGCAGAAAAGCGATGAGAATTAGCTTAGAACAAAAGGCAGTTAATTGGTTGAACCTCAGCAACACCAGCATAAGAAATATCAACTTTGGAGGAGCTATATATTTTATGATGTATTGTGGTTTCTATACATGCATCAGTTATAGCAGCAACTATGCTAGTAGCAAATATAAGCAAGCAGAAgtacaaaagaaaattgaaagtaATGTCCATGGTCTTTAATCAATCTTTTCTTAGTACAGTATAATTTAGTACAGCTATATCTTTATCGTTCTTTCAACATACACCCTTTAACCCCATTTCATGAACCTAtctttaactaattaactaccCTGTTGTCCCAACCATTTCAGATAATTGAGTATTGCTTTGAAAAAGtccaaattggaaaacaaaatacgGGAAGCCAACTGAATCAAAGTCCAAGTCATATCTATGTCGAACCAAATTTGAATATCATTTATGTcctcatgactgaaatttatatccaaaaataaaaaataaaaaagaagagaaagaacagtAGTTAACTGGGAAAAATGTTGATATTGTGTATAATCTTGGTTGTAGTAACTTCATAAACCCAAGATTCTAAACCCTATATAATTTTATTCTATATTTGTGGCTGATGTAGTAAAGCATAACGCCAAAACCCCCATTAAAAACAGAATAGTGAAAGACTGAAAGCCAAACTCTGCTACCCATTTTTACCTAGAATATATAGGGTCAAGGGCACACCCTTTTGTTACTAATCCCCACTTACTCAGAATCCTCCGCTAAATATGGTTCTGAAACGATAACCATAGAAGCAAAAAAAACCTATTAGCTCTGCCATGTGATTTGCTGATGATCAGTTCCCACAATCTTTTTAAGAAAAGCGATGATCATATCAATTGAAaccagaagaaaagaaggatcCCAAATAATTGAACCTTATTTTATAATCCATTTGAAcccaaaatcaaacatcaaataCAGATTGATTTCATACAAACAGATAGttcaattctaaaacaaataagATTTTGGAGTAACAGGTGCTCTCAGTTGAATCGAAAATCTATCAGAAACAAACCAATCAATACCAACCAATCTGATTGAACAGAACATGACACAATATATATCTATGAAATCAAGCAAGCCACCATCTAATGAAAATTGTCAAATTACCAAACATCAGAAACAAACCTTGAAACCTTTCCAATCAATCACCGAAATCCCAAATCCAAAGATAAACAAAAGCCCTAAAACGTAAAAACCCATAACAATTCAAGACCAACAACCCAGCTAACAAAAAGGAAAAGCAGAAGAAAATGGCCAAACCACAAAGGTTAATCTAACCAGAAACCAAAGGAAAATCTCCACATA
This portion of the Rosa chinensis cultivar Old Blush chromosome 1, RchiOBHm-V2, whole genome shotgun sequence genome encodes:
- the LOC112194455 gene encoding phosphoribosylaminoimidazole-succinocarboxamide synthase, chloroplastic isoform X1, with protein sequence MAAQYTQTINPPKTLIPKLPNPNPSFSSFKTPKPKSKSFSTLSVSAMVAQTQPPLDTLLNGARKQEVLGAIGTSLSNCLSETNLHLTVPGLKSKTRGKVRDVYDSGDYLVMVTTDRQSAFDRILASIPFKGQVLNETSLWWFDKTQHITSNAVVSVPDENVTIAKKCSVFPVEFVVRGFVTGSTDTSLWTVYRSGVRNYCGNVLPDGLVKSQKLPANILTPTTKAADHDVPVTPDEIIERGLMSRADYDEVSRKALSLFEYGQRVALEHGLILVDTKYEFGKGQDGSIHLIDEVHTPDSSRYWIAHTYEERFQNGLEPENVDKEFLRLWFKDHCNPYEDEVLPDAPEELVRELSWRYIFLYETITKSKFKMPSTEEPIHDRISRNVAQALSSL
- the LOC112194455 gene encoding phosphoribosylaminoimidazole-succinocarboxamide synthase, chloroplastic isoform X2, coding for MVTTDRQSAFDRILASIPFKGQVLNETSLWWFDKTQHITSNAVVSVPDENVTIAKKCSVFPVEFVVRGFVTGSTDTSLWTVYRSGVRNYCGNVLPDGLVKSQKLPANILTPTTKAADHDVPVTPDEIIERGLMSRADYDEVSRKALSLFEYGQRVALEHGLILVDTKYEFGKGQDGSIHLIDEVHTPDSSRYWIAHTYEERFQNGLEPENVDKEFLRLWFKDHCNPYEDEVLPDAPEELVRELSWRYIFLYETITKSKFKMPSTEEPIHDRISRNVAQALSSL